From a region of the Polyangium spumosum genome:
- a CDS encoding L-threonylcarbamoyladenylate synthase, producing the protein MIAPAVIRTELLPFDPPAVARAAALLRGKRLVAFPTETVYGLGARADESEAVRRIFEAKGRPATNPLIVHVAGVAEARALALDFPPAAERLAELFWPGPLTLVVTRRPGAVADEVAAGGPTVALRVPAAPVARALLEACRVPVAAPSANRTTSLSPTTAEHVLKSLGGRIPLVLDGGPCRHGIESTIVDVSRSPLVLLRPGAVSLDELRRHVDIVDPGAITVPLDERAPSPGTSARHYAPRAALVVVPPDDALAEIASRRARRLVTGAVLRAPGALLEPPVEILPADPEGYASALYAALHRLDDAGCDSVVVEAPPAGPAWAAVHDRLRRASAA; encoded by the coding sequence ATGATCGCGCCCGCCGTGATCCGCACCGAGCTCCTGCCCTTCGACCCGCCGGCCGTCGCGCGCGCGGCCGCGCTCCTCCGCGGCAAGCGCCTCGTCGCGTTCCCGACCGAGACCGTCTACGGCCTCGGCGCGCGCGCCGACGAGAGCGAGGCCGTGCGTCGCATCTTCGAGGCGAAGGGTCGCCCCGCGACGAACCCCCTCATCGTCCACGTCGCCGGTGTCGCCGAGGCGCGCGCGCTCGCCCTCGATTTCCCGCCTGCCGCCGAGCGCCTCGCCGAGCTCTTCTGGCCGGGCCCGCTCACGCTCGTGGTCACGCGCCGCCCGGGCGCCGTCGCCGACGAGGTCGCGGCCGGCGGACCCACGGTCGCCCTTCGCGTGCCAGCGGCTCCCGTCGCGCGCGCGCTCCTCGAAGCGTGCCGCGTGCCCGTCGCCGCGCCGAGCGCCAACCGCACGACCTCGCTCTCTCCCACGACGGCCGAGCACGTCCTGAAATCGCTCGGCGGCCGCATCCCTCTCGTGCTCGACGGCGGCCCTTGCCGGCACGGCATCGAGTCCACGATCGTCGACGTCTCGCGGAGCCCCCTCGTCCTCTTGCGCCCGGGCGCCGTCTCGCTCGACGAGCTCCGCCGGCACGTCGACATCGTCGATCCCGGCGCGATCACCGTGCCTCTCGACGAACGCGCGCCTTCGCCGGGCACCTCCGCGCGGCACTACGCGCCCCGCGCCGCGCTCGTCGTCGTGCCTCCGGACGACGCGCTCGCCGAGATCGCGAGCCGCCGCGCGCGTCGCCTCGTCACGGGCGCGGTCTTGCGCGCGCCTGGCGCTTTGCTCGAGCCTCCCGTCGAGATCTTGCCCGCGGACCCCGAGGGGTACGCGTCCGCGCTTTATGCGGCGCTCCATCGCCTCGACGACGCGGGCTGCGACAGCGTCGTGGTCGAAGCGCCTCCGGCGGGGCCTGCGTGGGCGGCCGTCCACGACCGCCTCCGCCGCGCCTCTGCGGCTTGA
- a CDS encoding PrkA family serine protein kinase has translation MGDAQSLVGKIAAMQDYALYRDLSWEGSFEEYLSLVRKQPQVTRNAFQRAYDMIIRYGTEEYTDNKKKLVRYNFFKDELNGGQDAIYGLDIPLMRLVHVLKAASEGYGPEKRVILLHGPVGSSKSTIARLMKKGIEQYSMSSDGALYTFDWVNLDGVGMAGPESGRFKCPMHEEPLRLIPPSWRERAIKELELSNPTFNVRVDGDLDPACRFIFNKLMERYGGDWGKVMQHIRVRRLVLTEKDRIGIGTFQPKDEKNQDSTELTGDINYRKIAEYGSDSDPRAFNFDGEFNISNRGIVEFIEVLKLDVAFLYDLLGASQEHKIKPKKFAQTDIDEVILGHTNEAEYKKLLSNEFMEALRDRTIKIDIPYITKVSEEIRIYEKDFNKEKIRGKHIAPHTLEVAAMWAVLTRLEDPKKHNLSLVQKMKLYDGKVLPGYTQDTVKELRKEAPREGMEGISPRYVQDKISNALVNDIGEGTINPFMVLSELEKGLRHHSLISSDEQRKRFGECIGMVKREYEEIVKNEVQRAISADEDAIQKLAANYIDSIKAYTLKEKVKDRFTREDVEPDERLMRSIEEKIDIPENRKDDFRREIMNYIGALAVDGKKFEWHTNDRLRRALELKLFEDQKDAIKLQTLVSSVIDKETQEKIDIIKTRMIKYFGYNEVSARDVLDYVASIYARGDTK, from the coding sequence ATGGGCGACGCGCAAAGTCTCGTGGGGAAGATCGCGGCGATGCAGGACTACGCCCTGTATCGCGACCTGTCTTGGGAAGGGAGCTTCGAGGAGTACCTGTCTCTCGTTCGCAAGCAGCCGCAAGTCACGCGCAACGCGTTCCAGCGTGCGTACGACATGATCATCCGGTACGGCACGGAGGAGTACACCGACAACAAGAAGAAGCTCGTCCGTTACAACTTCTTCAAGGACGAGCTGAACGGCGGTCAGGACGCGATCTACGGCCTCGACATCCCGCTCATGCGCCTCGTGCACGTGCTCAAGGCGGCGTCGGAGGGGTACGGCCCGGAGAAACGCGTCATCCTCCTTCACGGCCCGGTGGGTTCGTCGAAGTCGACGATCGCGCGCCTGATGAAGAAGGGCATCGAGCAATATTCGATGTCGTCGGACGGCGCGCTCTACACGTTCGACTGGGTGAACCTCGACGGTGTGGGCATGGCGGGCCCGGAGAGCGGCCGCTTCAAGTGCCCGATGCACGAGGAGCCTCTGCGCCTCATCCCGCCCTCGTGGCGCGAGCGCGCGATCAAGGAGCTCGAGCTCAGCAACCCGACGTTCAACGTGCGCGTCGACGGCGACCTCGATCCGGCCTGCCGCTTCATCTTCAACAAGCTGATGGAGCGTTACGGCGGCGACTGGGGCAAGGTCATGCAGCACATCCGCGTGCGGCGCCTCGTGCTCACCGAGAAGGACCGCATCGGCATCGGCACCTTCCAGCCGAAGGACGAGAAGAACCAGGACTCGACCGAGCTCACGGGCGACATCAACTACCGCAAGATCGCCGAGTACGGCTCGGACTCGGATCCGCGCGCCTTCAACTTCGACGGCGAGTTCAACATCTCGAACCGCGGCATCGTCGAGTTCATCGAGGTCTTGAAGCTCGACGTCGCGTTCCTCTACGACCTGCTCGGCGCGTCGCAGGAGCACAAGATCAAGCCGAAGAAGTTCGCGCAGACGGACATCGACGAGGTCATCCTCGGCCACACGAACGAGGCCGAGTACAAGAAGCTCCTCTCCAACGAGTTCATGGAGGCGCTCCGCGACCGCACGATCAAGATCGACATCCCGTACATCACGAAGGTGTCGGAGGAGATCCGGATCTACGAGAAGGACTTCAACAAGGAGAAGATCCGCGGCAAGCACATCGCCCCGCACACGCTCGAGGTCGCGGCGATGTGGGCCGTGCTCACGCGGCTCGAGGATCCGAAGAAGCACAACCTCTCGCTCGTGCAGAAGATGAAGCTCTACGACGGCAAGGTCCTGCCGGGCTACACGCAGGACACCGTCAAGGAGCTGCGCAAGGAGGCGCCGCGCGAGGGCATGGAGGGCATCAGCCCGCGCTACGTGCAGGACAAGATCTCGAACGCGCTCGTCAACGACATCGGCGAGGGCACGATCAACCCGTTCATGGTCCTCTCCGAGCTCGAGAAGGGCCTGCGCCACCACTCGCTCATCTCGAGCGACGAGCAGCGCAAGCGCTTCGGCGAGTGCATCGGCATGGTGAAGCGCGAGTACGAGGAGATCGTCAAGAACGAGGTCCAGCGCGCCATCAGCGCCGACGAGGACGCGATCCAGAAGCTCGCGGCGAACTACATCGACTCGATCAAAGCCTACACCCTCAAGGAGAAGGTCAAGGATCGCTTCACCCGCGAGGACGTCGAGCCCGACGAGCGGCTCATGCGCTCGATCGAGGAGAAGATCGACATCCCCGAGAACCGCAAGGACGACTTCCGCCGCGAGATCATGAATTACATCGGCGCGCTCGCGGTCGACGGCAAGAAGTTCGAGTGGCACACGAACGACCGCCTGCGCCGCGCGCTCGAGCTCAAGCTGTTCGAGGATCAGAAGGACGCGATCAAGCTCCAGACCCTCGTCTCCAGCGTCATCGACAAGGAGACCCAGGAGAAGATCGACATCATCAAGACGCGGATGATCAAGTACTTCGGCTACAACGAGGTCTCCGCGCGCGACGTCCTCGACTACGTCGCGAGCATCTACGCCCGCGGCGACACCAAGTAG
- a CDS encoding alpha/beta hydrolase, whose translation MILHQIRVEQAIDRDARGRFVKELCIVRGGDSGDGVPLAMVRKRSAELGGTRGSVLLIHGYGQNRYAWHLPARSLSNYLAREGFDVFNLDLRGHGRSRHLGARRPTDVSEFVEQDVPWALEEVQKLAGPRPVFLVGHSLGGLVSYAAASIAEGAVGGVVTLGSPYHFTRGSLPLTLAGHVLLAVDRRMSFGHGALGLRAVGEVVRLARVLVESPVFPLPIRGFRPGSMEPVVLAQHMSLAMDSGSITVLRNMFLAAAEARQSGHRLGGLSGFVEGFEAADVPLLVIAGESDDLAPPASVEPAYRSSRSRDKTYRVFPQGHIDLIMGSRSTQTVWPLLTRWLGARAAH comes from the coding sequence ATGATCCTGCACCAGATCCGGGTCGAACAGGCGATCGATCGCGACGCGCGCGGGCGTTTCGTCAAAGAGCTGTGCATCGTGCGGGGCGGAGACTCCGGAGACGGGGTCCCGCTGGCGATGGTACGAAAGCGCTCGGCGGAGCTCGGCGGCACGCGGGGGAGCGTGCTCCTCATTCACGGCTACGGGCAGAATCGGTACGCCTGGCATCTGCCCGCCCGCAGCCTCTCGAACTACCTCGCCCGCGAGGGCTTCGACGTCTTCAACCTGGATTTGCGGGGACACGGGCGTTCCCGGCACCTCGGCGCGCGGCGGCCCACGGACGTGAGCGAGTTCGTCGAGCAGGACGTCCCCTGGGCGCTCGAGGAGGTGCAGAAGCTCGCAGGACCGAGGCCCGTTTTCCTCGTGGGACACTCGCTCGGCGGGCTCGTGAGTTACGCGGCGGCGTCGATCGCCGAGGGCGCGGTGGGCGGGGTGGTGACGCTCGGGAGCCCGTACCATTTCACGCGCGGCTCGCTCCCACTCACGCTGGCCGGCCACGTCCTCCTGGCCGTGGACCGGCGGATGTCGTTCGGGCACGGCGCCCTCGGCCTGCGCGCCGTCGGCGAGGTCGTCAGGCTCGCCCGCGTGCTCGTCGAGAGCCCCGTCTTCCCGCTGCCGATCCGCGGCTTCCGGCCCGGATCGATGGAGCCCGTGGTGCTCGCGCAGCACATGTCGCTGGCGATGGATAGCGGCAGCATCACGGTGCTCCGGAACATGTTCCTCGCGGCGGCCGAGGCGCGGCAGAGCGGGCACCGGCTCGGAGGTTTGTCCGGATTCGTGGAGGGGTTCGAGGCGGCGGACGTGCCGCTGCTGGTGATCGCCGGCGAGAGCGACGACCTCGCGCCGCCCGCGTCGGTCGAGCCGGCGTATCGATCGAGCCGCTCGCGGGACAAGACGTACCGCGTATTCCCGCAAGGTCACATCGATCTGATCATGGGGAGCCGCTCGACGCAGACCGTCTGGCCGCTGCTCACGCGGTGGCTCGGCGCACGCGCCGCCCATTGA
- a CDS encoding YcbK family protein yields MTKLVVRSEKTSHRPAHTRRGSTRSLFPALGLAALATVAAAEAHAGRLLDLPPKLYTFKLDDPSAPRLGLLRSYQNAEIERPGPLRRYIWGPFGQWRNEPWWQLAWRPVHTAGDAADEPHDEEDDLHAFGAGRVRLLDVEPGSGTLPVFRAASGNGELLRIEPDVVPAWTFSGLDPARAPLLLASTGPSFVSNGFDSLWAPPPKPVRDWRCRRRPVIFVRGTGERDVFPLVRCDGSVAPEALDRLSIMMRPADVARPGDLLPDEPDPEATRKGEWITDVRLVHPRLLWALQKIADAFPWRPIYIYSGYRPGAKVAGTGHQSMHAAARAADIQIHGIPNATVFQICRKLDDVGCGFYPNSKFVHVDVRRPGTGHALWIDASGPSEPPKYVDSWPGVIEKGGMAWAPAQATPGVVEWSSRLPSGASMPAPPRYGGPP; encoded by the coding sequence ATGACGAAGCTCGTAGTTCGTTCGGAAAAGACCTCGCACCGTCCCGCGCACACGAGGCGCGGCTCGACGCGGTCCCTCTTCCCCGCGCTCGGCCTCGCGGCGCTCGCGACCGTCGCCGCGGCCGAGGCCCACGCGGGCCGGCTCCTCGATCTGCCGCCCAAGCTCTACACCTTCAAGCTCGACGACCCGTCCGCGCCGCGCCTCGGCTTGCTTCGTTCGTACCAGAACGCCGAGATCGAGCGCCCTGGCCCGCTGCGCCGCTACATCTGGGGGCCCTTCGGCCAGTGGCGCAACGAGCCCTGGTGGCAGCTCGCGTGGCGCCCCGTGCACACCGCCGGAGACGCCGCGGACGAACCCCACGACGAGGAGGACGACCTCCACGCGTTCGGCGCGGGCCGCGTCCGCCTCCTCGACGTCGAGCCAGGGTCCGGCACGTTGCCCGTCTTTCGCGCGGCCTCCGGGAACGGAGAGCTCCTTCGCATCGAGCCCGACGTCGTGCCTGCCTGGACCTTCAGCGGCCTCGATCCGGCGCGCGCGCCGCTGCTGCTCGCCTCGACCGGGCCGAGCTTCGTTTCGAACGGCTTCGACTCGCTCTGGGCGCCTCCGCCGAAGCCCGTCCGCGACTGGCGTTGCCGTCGTCGCCCCGTGATCTTCGTGCGCGGCACCGGCGAGCGTGACGTCTTTCCGCTCGTGCGTTGTGACGGGTCCGTCGCGCCCGAGGCCCTCGATCGCCTCTCGATCATGATGCGCCCGGCCGACGTCGCGCGTCCTGGGGATCTCCTCCCTGACGAGCCCGATCCCGAGGCCACGCGCAAGGGTGAGTGGATCACCGACGTGCGCCTCGTGCACCCGCGGCTGCTCTGGGCCCTGCAGAAGATCGCCGACGCCTTCCCCTGGCGGCCGATCTACATCTACAGCGGCTATCGCCCCGGCGCGAAGGTCGCCGGCACCGGCCACCAGAGCATGCACGCGGCGGCGCGCGCGGCGGACATCCAGATCCACGGCATCCCGAACGCGACCGTCTTCCAGATCTGCCGCAAGCTCGACGACGTCGGCTGCGGCTTCTATCCGAACAGCAAATTCGTCCATGTCGACGTGCGCCGGCCCGGCACGGGGCACGCGCTCTGGATCGACGCCTCCGGGCCGTCCGAGCCTCCGAAGTACGTCGACTCCTGGCCCGGCGTGATCGAGAAAGGCGGCATGGCCTGGGCGCCTGCGCAGGCCACGCCGGGTGTCGTGGAGTGGTCCTCACGCCTGCCGTCCGGGGCGAGCATGCCTGCGCCGCCGCGGTACGGCGGCCCGCCTTGA
- a CDS encoding sigma 54-interacting transcriptional regulator → MQLPPRYEPIAPLGKGGGGEVWSAKDRITGVTVAVKVLAEGASEPEMLALVREAVALSGLEGLGVPRILGFGRLPKSRRAYLVRELVVGESLADRFVEPEAPLDILGAIAQAADQLTRLHRALLLHGDLKPANIIVGAGGKATLVDLGLAANLRDVGERPSGLTPRYAAPELLSGAPLGVRAEIYALGVTLREALAAVGPSLDPAVVVALEDVCRRATATDPTSRFPSADELASAIRRAASLPMPEAFAPRDALVWPIVGLDEHAAALDAQVEGLRAGGGIVVTGLPGAGKSTLLRRVAWWLGVKGRAVAWVEAAVAPDPGQAMDLELAGTEDPDDPIVLVDDADRLAKPDLERLAALREAGARLVVTFDPERLPSLPGPTLELFAVPPLEESRARDLVRSAIPSLGDVVADHVARRAGHLPGKIRAIVEAIARAPVASAADVDRLLAEEDERGSDRERVVELLDKGHVDEAAEVLARLEDDPSPAVAIARARLFTSRGDAMRAIAELERVHDEALAADAEIAASYCLHAARALLRAGDYAGAETQASSAAERTGLSAAADDAAPLPRAEGRRALAMLAIAADALAVSGLAQSFSSRHDDAKRTLARAVRLARAVAEPRILSVALGSLAFALQRDDQLDPAKAAYEEALAAAEQAGDAGSVATTRLNLAGIAKARGDLAAALMHLEAAVDMGHRSGRVPTLRQALLNLANLELYLGRLARARVSIDQLALQRSELGPSQRAQLLSLEAEHAARSGDPAAAERLCRACAESWESLGRGVDAAEARLERVLVAPASPGDDAGELEEEIERAVAALGGGSAHRPLLSLARARVATLRGDERQAAAHCEEALEAARASGQKDFIARALEARAALHEDGGKPMLARRDREAALAVLEEIASVLPRDLREVFWDDPRRRALRAFCMPSVHTPQTSAPLVVPANASPSSTLAVRKAPTEERLARILEINRAIAGEVDLARLLEKVTDHAIALLGAERGFVILKSAQAPKDEAEPSAALPFALSVHAFRGREGEDPHARFSQSIAERVVHIGEPIVTVSAREDARMAGYVSVHQLMLQSIACVPIRARGGEVIGALYLETRLRPAMGFTDELPTLVALADQVAIAIETARLVGENARRARELEKKSEELERANRDLEAARAELEELLGQRTEELKATKRDLRSARAVIKGHFGYEGLVGRSEAMRRVYALIDRVKDTDIPVLVIGESGTGKEVVARAIHNAGPRAKKPFVGINVGAIPEHLLESELFGHVRGAFTGADRDRRGLFREAEGGTILLDEIGEMPPKMQAGLLRVLQEKVVRPVGGAREEPVNTRVIAATHRDLVAMTAAGTFREDLLYRLHVVEVRVPPLRERIEDIPILIDHFLGIFAARYGRERRSVSRPALRRLMAHGWPGNVRQLENVLLNAWVLSDRAELEPEDFELPEARLGQRPPPPAPEGLRDGPARASAEASRKLSSLEAHKADERERILAALQASNWNRVKAARLVGLPRRTFYRRLKEYGIQ, encoded by the coding sequence TTGCAGCTCCCGCCCCGATACGAGCCCATCGCGCCCCTCGGAAAAGGCGGCGGCGGAGAGGTGTGGTCGGCCAAGGACCGCATCACCGGCGTGACCGTCGCCGTGAAGGTCCTCGCCGAGGGAGCGAGCGAGCCGGAGATGCTCGCCCTCGTGCGCGAGGCCGTCGCGCTCTCTGGCCTCGAAGGCCTCGGCGTGCCGCGTATCCTCGGCTTCGGTCGCCTGCCGAAGAGCCGCCGCGCGTACCTCGTGCGTGAGCTCGTCGTCGGCGAGAGCCTGGCCGATCGGTTCGTCGAGCCGGAGGCGCCGCTCGACATCCTCGGCGCCATCGCGCAGGCCGCCGATCAGCTCACGCGGCTGCATCGCGCGCTCCTGCTCCACGGCGACCTCAAGCCCGCGAACATCATCGTCGGGGCCGGCGGCAAGGCGACGCTCGTCGACCTCGGGCTCGCGGCGAACCTCCGCGACGTCGGCGAGCGGCCCTCGGGCCTGACGCCCCGGTACGCCGCTCCGGAGCTGCTCTCGGGCGCGCCGCTCGGCGTTCGCGCGGAGATCTACGCCCTCGGCGTCACCCTGCGCGAGGCCCTCGCCGCCGTGGGACCTTCGCTCGATCCGGCCGTCGTCGTGGCCCTCGAAGACGTCTGCCGTCGCGCCACCGCGACCGATCCGACGAGCCGCTTCCCCAGCGCGGACGAGCTCGCGAGCGCCATCCGCCGCGCCGCCTCCTTGCCGATGCCCGAGGCCTTCGCCCCGCGTGACGCGCTCGTCTGGCCGATCGTCGGCCTCGACGAGCACGCCGCCGCGCTCGACGCGCAGGTCGAGGGCCTGCGCGCGGGCGGCGGCATCGTGGTCACGGGTTTGCCCGGCGCCGGCAAGAGCACGCTCCTCCGGCGCGTGGCGTGGTGGCTCGGGGTGAAAGGGCGCGCGGTCGCCTGGGTCGAGGCCGCGGTCGCGCCCGATCCGGGGCAAGCGATGGACCTCGAGCTCGCGGGCACGGAGGACCCGGACGATCCGATCGTCCTCGTCGACGACGCCGATCGCCTGGCCAAGCCCGACCTCGAGCGCCTCGCCGCGCTGCGTGAGGCCGGCGCTCGCCTCGTCGTGACCTTCGATCCCGAGCGGCTGCCCAGCTTGCCGGGTCCGACGCTCGAGCTCTTCGCCGTCCCGCCGCTCGAAGAGTCACGCGCGCGTGATCTCGTGCGCTCGGCGATCCCCTCGCTCGGCGACGTCGTCGCGGATCACGTCGCGCGGCGCGCGGGGCATTTGCCTGGCAAGATCCGCGCGATCGTCGAGGCGATCGCGCGTGCCCCCGTCGCGAGCGCCGCGGACGTCGATCGCCTGCTCGCCGAGGAGGACGAGCGCGGCTCCGATCGCGAGCGCGTCGTCGAGCTGCTCGACAAGGGCCACGTCGACGAGGCCGCCGAGGTGCTCGCGCGCCTCGAAGACGACCCCTCGCCGGCCGTGGCGATCGCCCGCGCCCGCCTCTTCACGAGCCGCGGCGACGCCATGCGCGCGATCGCCGAGCTCGAGCGCGTGCACGACGAGGCCCTCGCGGCCGACGCCGAGATCGCCGCCTCGTATTGCCTGCACGCCGCGCGCGCGCTGCTCCGCGCCGGCGACTACGCGGGCGCCGAGACCCAGGCGAGCTCCGCCGCCGAGCGCACGGGCCTCTCGGCGGCCGCCGATGACGCAGCACCCTTGCCCCGCGCGGAAGGTCGCCGCGCGCTCGCCATGCTCGCCATCGCCGCCGACGCGCTCGCCGTCTCGGGCCTCGCGCAGAGCTTCTCCTCGCGGCACGACGACGCGAAGAGGACACTCGCGCGCGCCGTGCGCCTCGCTCGTGCCGTGGCCGAGCCGCGTATCCTCTCGGTCGCGCTCGGCTCGCTCGCGTTCGCGCTCCAGCGCGACGACCAGCTCGACCCGGCGAAGGCCGCCTACGAGGAGGCGCTCGCTGCGGCCGAACAAGCGGGCGACGCGGGCAGCGTGGCGACCACGCGCCTGAACCTCGCGGGCATCGCCAAGGCGCGTGGTGACCTCGCCGCTGCGCTCATGCACCTCGAAGCCGCGGTCGACATGGGCCACCGCTCGGGCCGCGTCCCCACGCTTCGCCAGGCGCTCCTGAACCTCGCGAACCTCGAGCTCTACCTCGGCAGGCTCGCGCGGGCGCGCGTCTCCATCGATCAGCTCGCGCTCCAGCGCAGCGAGCTCGGCCCGAGCCAGCGCGCGCAGCTCCTCTCGCTCGAAGCCGAACACGCCGCGCGCTCGGGTGATCCCGCCGCGGCCGAGCGCCTCTGCCGCGCCTGCGCCGAGAGCTGGGAGAGCCTCGGCCGAGGCGTCGACGCGGCCGAGGCGCGGCTCGAGCGTGTGCTCGTGGCGCCTGCGTCTCCGGGCGACGACGCGGGCGAGCTCGAAGAAGAGATCGAACGTGCGGTCGCCGCGCTCGGGGGTGGCTCGGCGCATCGCCCGCTGCTCTCGCTCGCGCGCGCCCGCGTGGCGACGCTGCGCGGCGACGAACGGCAAGCCGCGGCGCACTGCGAGGAGGCGCTCGAGGCGGCGCGCGCCTCCGGCCAGAAGGACTTCATCGCCCGTGCCCTCGAGGCGCGCGCGGCCCTGCACGAGGACGGCGGCAAGCCCATGCTCGCGCGCCGCGACCGCGAGGCTGCGCTCGCCGTGCTCGAGGAGATCGCCTCGGTCTTGCCGCGTGACCTGCGCGAGGTCTTCTGGGACGACCCCCGCCGCCGCGCCTTGCGCGCCTTCTGCATGCCCTCCGTGCACACGCCGCAGACCTCGGCGCCGCTCGTGGTCCCGGCGAACGCCTCACCTTCGAGCACGCTCGCGGTCCGCAAGGCGCCGACCGAGGAGCGCCTCGCGCGTATCCTCGAGATCAACCGCGCGATCGCGGGCGAGGTCGACCTCGCGCGCCTCCTCGAGAAGGTCACCGATCATGCGATCGCCCTGCTCGGCGCCGAGCGTGGCTTCGTCATCTTGAAGAGCGCGCAGGCCCCGAAGGACGAGGCGGAGCCTTCCGCTGCGCTCCCCTTCGCGCTCTCGGTCCACGCCTTCCGCGGCCGCGAGGGGGAAGACCCGCACGCGCGCTTCTCCCAGTCGATCGCCGAGCGTGTCGTGCACATCGGCGAGCCCATCGTCACGGTGAGCGCGCGCGAGGACGCCCGCATGGCCGGGTACGTCTCGGTCCACCAGCTCATGCTCCAGTCGATCGCGTGTGTGCCCATCCGCGCGCGTGGCGGCGAGGTGATCGGCGCGCTCTACCTGGAGACGCGCCTGCGCCCGGCGATGGGCTTCACCGACGAGCTGCCCACGCTCGTCGCGCTCGCCGATCAGGTGGCCATCGCGATCGAGACCGCGCGCCTCGTCGGCGAGAACGCGCGGCGCGCGCGGGAGCTCGAGAAAAAGAGCGAGGAGCTCGAGCGCGCGAACCGCGACCTCGAAGCGGCCCGCGCCGAGCTCGAAGAGCTGCTCGGCCAGCGCACCGAGGAGCTCAAGGCCACGAAGCGTGACCTCCGCTCGGCGCGCGCCGTCATCAAGGGCCACTTCGGCTACGAGGGCCTCGTCGGACGCAGCGAGGCCATGCGCCGCGTCTACGCGCTCATCGATCGCGTGAAGGACACGGACATCCCCGTCCTCGTCATCGGCGAGAGTGGCACGGGCAAAGAGGTCGTGGCCCGCGCCATTCACAACGCGGGCCCTCGCGCCAAGAAGCCCTTCGTGGGCATCAACGTCGGCGCGATCCCGGAGCACCTCCTCGAGAGTGAGCTCTTCGGCCACGTGCGTGGCGCCTTCACCGGCGCCGACCGCGATCGCCGCGGCCTCTTCCGCGAGGCCGAGGGCGGCACGATCTTGCTCGACGAGATCGGCGAGATGCCGCCGAAGATGCAGGCCGGGCTCCTCCGCGTCCTTCAGGAGAAGGTCGTCCGACCCGTCGGCGGCGCGCGTGAGGAGCCCGTGAACACCCGCGTGATCGCCGCGACGCACCGCGACCTCGTGGCGATGACCGCGGCGGGCACCTTCCGCGAAGACCTCCTCTACCGCCTGCACGTCGTCGAGGTCCGCGTCCCGCCTCTGCGCGAGCGCATCGAGGACATCCCGATCTTGATCGACCATTTCCTCGGCATCTTCGCGGCGCGGTATGGTCGGGAGCGCCGGAGCGTCTCGCGGCCCGCGCTTCGCCGGCTGATGGCGCATGGCTGGCCGGGCAACGTGCGCCAGCTCGAGAACGTCCTCTTGAATGCGTGGGTGCTCTCCGATCGAGCGGAGCTCGAGCCCGAGGACTTCGAGCTCCCGGAGGCGCGCCTCGGCCAGCGCCCGCCGCCGCCTGCGCCGGAGGGCCTGCGTGACGGCCCTGCGCGCGCTTCTGCCGAGGCCTCGCGCAAGCTCAGCTCGCTCGAGGCGCACAAGGCCGACGAGCGCGAGCGGATCCTCGCGGCGCTCCAGGCATCGAACTGGAACCGCGTGAAGGCCGCGCGCCTCGTGGGATTGCCGCGCCGCACGTTTTATAGACGCCTGAAGGAGTACGGAATCCAATGA
- a CDS encoding cysteine hydrolase family protein gives MVDRLGRERLLELALAGTPDRALASLTAASPEDQADLALLREELATLALAAPAVEPPKRLRERLLATRPRPRGPRRPVLVVLDMINDYLTPGRPLEVPRAREVVPAVKERITWARDRHVPVIYVCDAHEPDDEDFRDWPRHAVLGTEGADVWPEIAPSPGDHVVHKRTYSAFTGSSFGPLLDELHADQLILTGCATEIGMFATAKDALERGYVVTIPPDCQAGMSAVAEQVTLVTLAALAPFEPRYLRA, from the coding sequence ATGGTGGATCGGCTCGGCAGAGAACGGCTCCTCGAACTCGCGCTCGCGGGCACGCCCGACAGGGCCCTCGCGTCGCTCACGGCCGCTTCGCCCGAGGACCAGGCCGATCTCGCCCTGCTGCGCGAAGAGCTCGCGACGCTCGCGCTCGCCGCGCCCGCCGTCGAGCCGCCCAAGCGGCTGCGCGAACGCCTGCTCGCCACGCGCCCGCGTCCGCGCGGCCCCCGGCGGCCGGTGCTCGTGGTGCTCGACATGATCAACGACTACCTCACGCCCGGCCGCCCCCTCGAGGTCCCGCGTGCGCGAGAGGTGGTCCCGGCGGTGAAGGAACGCATCACGTGGGCGCGCGACAGACACGTGCCCGTGATCTACGTGTGCGACGCGCACGAGCCCGACGACGAAGACTTCCGCGACTGGCCGCGCCACGCCGTCCTCGGCACCGAGGGCGCCGACGTGTGGCCCGAGATCGCGCCTTCGCCCGGCGATCACGTCGTGCACAAGCGGACCTACAGCGCCTTCACCGGCAGCTCCTTCGGGCCCCTGCTCGACGAGCTCCACGCCGATCAGCTCATCCTCACGGGCTGCGCCACCGAGATCGGCATGTTCGCCACCGCGAAGGACGCGCTCGAGCGTGGGTACGTCGTGACGATCCCGCCCGACTGCCAGGCGGGCATGAGCGCGGTCGCCGAGCAGGTCACGCTCGTCACCCTCGCCGCCCTCGCGCCGTTCGAGCCGCGTTACCTCCGCGCTTGA